The Dehalococcoidales bacterium genome has a segment encoding these proteins:
- a CDS encoding iron chelate uptake ABC transporter family permease subunit, producing MVTANQINALTTAKRKRRVIAALLLSVILLLVIFLAVSIGSSSIPFSTTVGIILSKIPFLSVEKNWGGTTETVILNLRLPRVLLAALTGAALAVAGATYQGLFRNPLADPYLIGVSQGAALGAVIGFLLPLGSSAWSLNFVSLFAFAGGLGAVFLVYSLGKVGKSLPMTTLILAGVALGAFLAAITSYLLITSGESYHGMSSWLLGGFSSPKWVHVWVTLPIIILGALFICLYGRTLNVMQFDEAQAQQLGINVERTKRILLVVATLITAAAVSFGGIIGFVGIIIPHAVRLVWGPDFRYLLPLSILCGSIFLILADLLARTVMPPTEIPLGIVTAFFGAPFFLYLLKRKKKAVF from the coding sequence ATGGTAACGGCAAATCAAATAAACGCATTAACAACCGCAAAGCGCAAAAGAAGGGTGATTGCCGCTCTTTTGCTGTCGGTTATTTTGCTTTTGGTAATCTTTTTGGCGGTAAGTATCGGCAGTTCTTCTATTCCGTTTTCGACAACCGTCGGTATTATATTATCAAAAATCCCCTTTCTTTCCGTTGAAAAAAACTGGGGCGGAACGACAGAAACGGTGATATTAAACCTGCGTCTGCCGCGTGTGTTATTAGCCGCCCTAACCGGTGCGGCGCTTGCTGTTGCCGGTGCCACTTATCAGGGGCTCTTTCGTAATCCGCTGGCAGATCCTTATTTAATAGGCGTATCACAGGGTGCGGCGCTGGGTGCCGTTATCGGTTTTTTGCTTCCTTTGGGAAGTTCCGCTTGGAGCCTTAACTTTGTTTCGTTATTTGCCTTTGCCGGCGGTCTGGGTGCGGTGTTTTTGGTTTATTCACTGGGGAAAGTCGGTAAAAGCCTGCCGATGACAACGCTTATTTTGGCGGGTGTTGCCCTTGGGGCATTCCTTGCGGCGATTACATCTTATCTTTTAATTACCAGCGGCGAATCTTATCATGGGATGTCGTCGTGGTTGCTTGGCGGTTTTTCATCTCCGAAGTGGGTCCATGTTTGGGTAACACTGCCGATTATAATTTTGGGGGCTCTTTTTATATGCCTCTACGGACGCACATTAAATGTAATGCAGTTTGATGAAGCTCAGGCGCAACAGCTTGGTATTAATGTTGAAAGAACCAAACGAATCTTATTGGTTGTGGCGACTTTAATTACCGCCGCCGCCGTTAGTTTCGGCGGTATTATCGGGTTTGTCGGGATTATAATTCCCCATGCCGTACGTTTAGTTTGGGGGCCCGATTTTCGGTATCTGCTGCCGCTTTCTATCCTGTGCGGCAGTATTTTTCTTATTCTTGCCGATCTTTTGGCAAGAACTGTGATGCCGCCAACCGAAATCCCGCTGGGGATTGTTACCGCATTCTTTGGGGCGCCCTTCTTTTTGTATTTGTTAAAACGTAAGAAAAAGGCTGTTTTTTAG
- a CDS encoding ABC transporter ATP-binding protein: MQKLRLKNVTLGYEKRVVLSAIDLEVASGELLGLVGPNGCGKSTLIKGITDVIPLQGGEIFFDDKSVSNMARSEIARIMAVVPQSASLPDAFTAFEVVLMGRTPHMKFLEYEGPKDIEIAVKSMEITDTLHLAERRVGELSGGEKQRLTIARALTQQPKIILLDEPTSNLDINYQVETLELILGLCKKEGIAALAALHDLNLAAQFCNRIVMLHKGGIFSAGTPKEVVTALNVKEVYGADVYISEHPVNKLPVTLITGNRSNNNNL; this comes from the coding sequence GTGCAGAAACTACGCTTAAAAAATGTTACGCTAGGGTATGAGAAAAGGGTTGTTTTATCCGCAATCGACCTAGAAGTCGCTTCGGGAGAACTTTTGGGGCTTGTCGGACCCAACGGCTGCGGAAAATCGACGCTTATTAAAGGTATAACGGATGTTATTCCGCTTCAAGGCGGCGAAATTTTCTTTGATGACAAATCGGTTAGTAATATGGCGCGCAGTGAGATTGCCCGTATAATGGCCGTTGTTCCCCAATCCGCCTCTTTGCCGGATGCGTTTACCGCTTTTGAGGTAGTGCTAATGGGGCGTACTCCGCATATGAAATTCTTGGAATACGAAGGCCCGAAAGATATTGAAATTGCCGTAAAATCAATGGAGATTACGGATACCCTGCATCTGGCGGAACGCAGGGTCGGAGAGCTTTCGGGGGGCGAAAAACAGCGCCTCACGATAGCAAGGGCTTTAACACAGCAGCCGAAAATAATCCTTTTAGACGAACCGACATCCAATTTGGATATTAATTATCAGGTTGAAACCTTAGAACTGATTTTGGGGCTTTGTAAAAAAGAGGGGATTGCGGCGCTTGCCGCTTTGCATGACCTCAATTTGGCGGCACAATTTTGCAACCGAATTGTAATGCTGCACAAGGGGGGCATATTTAGTGCAGGAACCCCCAAAGAAGTTGTAACCGCCTTGAATGTTAAAGAGGTTTACGGCGCCGATGTCTATATTTCGGAGCATCCCGTTAATAAATTACCGGTTACGCTTATTACCGGTAACCGCTCAAATAACAACAACCTCTAA
- a CDS encoding Hsp20/alpha crystallin family protein has translation MALQRWNPYRELKQAEDMMNRLWRIGGLPAYREEAEDWNILIDVFKKDDDIVVSAAVPGIKPEEIDVAIEDNVLTIRAERKPEADSEVEYLVKERPFGSFFRALRLPDTVDTEKVVSSYCNGVLTIVMPKAEEKKKKQIQVKVESEPKTIEASAE, from the coding sequence ATGGCACTTCAAAGATGGAACCCTTACAGGGAATTAAAACAAGCGGAGGACATGATGAACAGATTATGGCGAATCGGCGGATTACCTGCCTACCGTGAAGAGGCGGAAGATTGGAACATACTGATTGATGTTTTCAAAAAGGACGACGATATTGTTGTTAGCGCCGCCGTACCGGGGATTAAACCCGAAGAAATCGATGTGGCGATTGAGGATAACGTTCTGACTATCAGAGCCGAGAGAAAACCCGAAGCGGACAGCGAGGTTGAGTATCTTGTTAAAGAAAGGCCGTTCGGTTCGTTCTTTAGAGCGCTCAGACTCCCCGATACCGTTGATACCGAAAAAGTTGTTTCTTCTTATTGCAACGGGGTTTTAACAATCGTAATGCCCAAAGCCGAAGAGAAAAAGAAGAAGCAAATTCAGGTTAAAGTTGAAAGCGAGCCGAAAACAATTGAAGCAAGCGCTGAATAA